The following coding sequences lie in one Streptomyces sp. NBC_00510 genomic window:
- a CDS encoding UTP--glucose-1-phosphate uridylyltransferase produces the protein MTHARTRISKAVIPAAGLGTRFLPATKATPKEMLPVVDKPAIQYVVEEAVAANLSDVLMITGRNKRPLEDHFDRNYELESALTAKGDEARLARVQESSDLATMHYVRQGDPRGLGHAVLCAEPHVGDQPFAVLLGDDLIDPRDPLLGRMIEVQEQYGGSVVALMEVDPSQIHLYGSAAIVPTADDDVVRVTDLVEKPAPGEAPSAYAVIGRYVLDPSVFAVLGKTQPGRGGEIQLTDALRELAQQDGPDGPVHGVIFTGRRYDTGDRGDYLRAIVRLACERDDLGPDFRSWLRTYVSEEMQA, from the coding sequence ATGACGCACGCACGTACCCGGATCAGCAAGGCTGTGATCCCCGCCGCCGGCCTCGGCACCCGTTTCCTGCCCGCCACGAAGGCGACTCCCAAGGAAATGCTGCCGGTGGTCGACAAGCCCGCCATCCAGTACGTCGTGGAGGAGGCCGTCGCAGCGAACCTCTCCGACGTCCTCATGATCACAGGCCGGAACAAGCGGCCGCTCGAGGACCACTTCGACCGCAACTACGAGCTCGAGTCGGCGCTGACCGCCAAGGGCGACGAGGCCCGCCTGGCGAGGGTCCAGGAGTCCAGCGACCTCGCCACCATGCACTACGTCCGCCAGGGTGACCCGCGCGGCCTCGGCCACGCCGTGCTCTGCGCCGAGCCGCACGTCGGCGACCAGCCCTTCGCGGTGCTGCTCGGCGACGACCTGATCGACCCCCGCGACCCGCTGCTCGGCCGCATGATCGAGGTGCAGGAGCAGTACGGCGGCAGCGTCGTCGCGCTGATGGAGGTCGACCCGAGCCAGATCCACCTCTACGGCTCCGCCGCCATAGTCCCCACCGCCGACGACGACGTGGTCCGCGTGACCGACCTCGTCGAGAAGCCCGCGCCGGGCGAGGCCCCCTCCGCCTACGCCGTCATCGGGCGCTACGTGCTGGACCCGTCGGTCTTCGCGGTGCTCGGCAAGACCCAGCCGGGCCGCGGCGGCGAGATCCAGCTGACCGACGCGCTGCGCGAACTGGCCCAGCAGGACGGCCCGGACGGCCCCGTGCACGGTGTCATCTTCACCGGCCGGCGCTACGACACCGGAGACCGTGGCGACTACCTGCGTGCGATTGTCCGACTGGCATGCGAACGTGATGACCTGGGCCCGGACTTCCGGTCCTGGCTGCGCACGTATGTCAGCGAGGAGATGCAAGCTTGA
- a CDS encoding molybdopterin molybdotransferase MoeA, translating into MSSGTADRVWSVSEHLDNILRQLKPLEPIELQLLDAQGCVLVEDVMVPVALPPFANSSMDGYAVRTTDTQGADASHPAVLTVIGDVAAGSGELPTVGPGQTARIMTGAPLPPGAEAVVPVEWTDGGTGGAPVLGMPAASRSPDAVGGEVRVYRPVGPGDHVRARGSDVAAGELALSAGTVLGPPQIALLAAVGRATVRVRPRPRVVVVSTGSELVPPGEELGPGRIHDSNSYMLTAAAREAGAQSYRVGAVADDAETFRATVEDQLIRADLVVTSGGVSVGAYDVVKEALGEEIEFRKLAMQPGKPQGFGFIDVGARSEAEGGGGDVDAAPPEPERTPLLALPGNPVSAYVSFELFVRPAIRTLMGVEPVFRTTVQAVCEGGLTSSPKGRRQFLRGRYHPSTGRVTPVGGAGSHLVKALAHANALIVVPEDTTEVAAGSEVEVVLLD; encoded by the coding sequence TTGAGCAGTGGCACGGCCGACCGCGTCTGGTCCGTCTCGGAGCACCTCGACAACATCCTGCGGCAGCTGAAGCCGCTGGAACCCATCGAGCTGCAACTCCTCGACGCGCAGGGGTGCGTCCTCGTCGAGGACGTGATGGTGCCGGTCGCGTTGCCGCCCTTCGCGAACAGCTCGATGGACGGCTACGCGGTCCGCACCACCGACACCCAGGGCGCCGACGCATCCCATCCGGCCGTGCTCACCGTCATCGGTGACGTGGCGGCCGGCAGCGGCGAACTGCCCACCGTGGGGCCCGGGCAGACCGCCCGGATCATGACCGGCGCCCCGCTGCCCCCCGGTGCCGAGGCCGTCGTCCCCGTCGAGTGGACCGACGGCGGCACCGGCGGTGCCCCGGTCCTCGGCATGCCGGCCGCGAGCCGGAGCCCCGACGCCGTGGGCGGCGAGGTCAGGGTCTACCGGCCGGTGGGGCCGGGCGACCACGTCCGTGCCCGGGGCAGCGACGTCGCCGCGGGTGAGCTGGCGCTGAGCGCCGGCACGGTGCTGGGCCCGCCGCAGATCGCCCTGCTCGCCGCCGTCGGCCGGGCCACCGTACGGGTGCGGCCCCGGCCGCGGGTGGTCGTGGTCTCCACCGGCAGTGAGCTGGTCCCGCCCGGCGAGGAGCTGGGCCCGGGCCGTATCCACGACTCCAACAGCTACATGCTCACGGCCGCCGCCCGCGAGGCCGGCGCCCAGTCCTACCGGGTGGGCGCGGTCGCGGACGACGCCGAGACCTTCCGGGCCACCGTCGAGGACCAGCTGATCCGGGCGGACCTCGTGGTCACCAGCGGAGGCGTCAGCGTCGGCGCGTACGACGTGGTGAAGGAGGCCCTCGGCGAGGAGATCGAGTTCCGCAAGCTGGCGATGCAGCCCGGCAAGCCGCAGGGCTTCGGCTTCATCGACGTCGGCGCGCGCAGCGAGGCGGAGGGCGGCGGTGGGGACGTGGACGCCGCGCCGCCGGAGCCCGAGCGCACCCCGCTGCTCGCCCTGCCCGGCAACCCGGTCAGCGCCTACGTCTCCTTCGAGCTGTTCGTCCGGCCCGCGATCCGCACGCTCATGGGCGTGGAGCCGGTCTTCCGGACGACCGTGCAGGCCGTCTGCGAGGGCGGACTGACCTCCTCGCCCAAGGGACGGCGGCAGTTCCTGCGCGGCCGCTACCACCCCTCCACCGGCCGGGTCACCCCTGTGGGCGGGGCCGGATCGCACCTGGTCAAGGCGCTCGCCCACGCGAACGCGCTGATCGTGGTGCCCGAGGACACGACGGAGGTCGCGGCGGGCTCGGAGGTCGAGGTCGTGCTGCTCGACTGA
- the moaC gene encoding cyclic pyranopterin monophosphate synthase MoaC, which translates to MTEQQHLTHIDEAGAARMVDVSEKDVTARTARATGRVLVSPRVIELLRGEGVPKGDALATARIAGIMGAKRTPDLIPLCHPLAVSGVKVDLVVGDSSVDITATVRTTDRTGVEMEALTAVSVAALTVVDMVKAVDKAAVITDVRVEEKTGGKSGDWSRSR; encoded by the coding sequence ATGACAGAACAGCAGCATCTGACGCACATCGACGAGGCGGGGGCGGCCCGCATGGTCGACGTCTCGGAGAAGGACGTCACCGCGCGTACCGCCCGCGCCACCGGCCGGGTCCTGGTGTCGCCTCGCGTCATCGAGCTGCTGCGCGGCGAGGGGGTGCCCAAGGGCGACGCCCTCGCCACCGCGCGCATCGCCGGGATCATGGGCGCCAAGCGCACCCCCGACCTCATCCCGCTCTGCCACCCGCTGGCGGTCTCCGGGGTGAAGGTCGACCTGGTCGTGGGCGACTCCTCCGTGGACATCACGGCCACCGTGAGGACGACCGACCGCACGGGCGTCGAGATGGAGGCCCTCACGGCGGTGAGCGTCGCCGCGCTCACGGTCGTCGACATGGTCAAGGCCGTCGACAAGGCCGCGGTCATCACGGACGTACGGGTCGAGGAGAAGACCGGCGGCAAGTCCGGGGACTGGAGCCGCAGCCGATGA
- a CDS encoding PadR family transcriptional regulator encodes MSIRHGLLALLEHGPRYGARLRAEFESRTGATWSLNVGQVYTTLNRLERDGLVAQDGEDGSGHALYRITEAGHAELGSWYRSPVDRSNPPRDELAIKLAMAVSAPGVDVRDVIQLQRHHTLRAMQDYTRLKARTPEPPSDRPEEVAWALVLEQLIFQIEAEARWLDHCEARLVRVAAAARARQAEADPGREAADDGTPRGGRRRASRP; translated from the coding sequence ATGTCGATCCGTCACGGGCTGCTCGCCCTGCTGGAGCACGGGCCTCGCTACGGGGCCCGGCTGCGCGCCGAGTTCGAGAGTCGCACCGGTGCGACCTGGTCCCTCAACGTCGGCCAGGTCTACACGACCCTGAACCGGCTGGAGCGCGACGGGCTGGTCGCGCAGGACGGTGAGGACGGCTCGGGCCACGCGCTCTACCGCATCACCGAGGCGGGACACGCGGAGCTCGGCTCCTGGTACCGCAGCCCCGTCGACCGCAGCAACCCGCCCCGCGACGAACTCGCGATCAAACTCGCCATGGCGGTGAGCGCGCCGGGGGTCGACGTCCGGGACGTCATCCAGCTGCAGAGGCACCACACCCTGCGGGCGATGCAGGACTACACCCGGCTCAAGGCCCGGACCCCGGAGCCGCCGTCGGACCGGCCGGAGGAAGTGGCCTGGGCGCTCGTCCTGGAGCAGCTCATCTTCCAGATCGAGGCCGAGGCGCGCTGGCTCGACCACTGCGAGGCGCGGCTGGTCAGGGTGGCGGCGGCCGCCCGGGCCCGGCAGGCGGAGGCGGATCCCGGGCGGGAGGCCGCGGACGACGGCACCCCCCGGGGCGGCCGCCGCCGCGCATCGCGTCCCTAG
- a CDS encoding cold shock domain-containing protein, with amino-acid sequence MASGVVKWFNAEKGFGFIEQDGGGPDVFAHYSNIAGNGYRELAEGEHVTFDVTQGQKGPQAENIVRG; translated from the coding sequence GTGGCATCTGGCGTCGTGAAGTGGTTCAACGCGGAGAAGGGCTTCGGCTTCATCGAACAGGACGGGGGAGGGCCGGACGTGTTCGCCCACTACTCGAACATCGCCGGCAACGGCTACCGCGAGCTCGCGGAGGGTGAGCACGTCACCTTCGACGTGACGCAGGGGCAGAAGGGCCCGCAGGCGGAGAACATCGTCCGCGGCTGA
- a CDS encoding ABC transporter ATP-binding protein, translating into MLATQPLLRIRDLTRTHGSGATEVHALRGVDLDVHAGELVAVMGPSGSGKSTLLAIAGGLDAPTSGSVTVEDTELTTAGPRELAALRRRRIGYVFQDYNLIPALTAAENIALPRELDGVPVRRARKEAVAALRDVGLEHLADRFPDEMSGGQQQRVAIARALVGERRLLLADEPTGALDSETGDCVLALLRRRCDAGAAGVLVTHEPRLAAWADRMVFLRDGTVVDETRRTHAEELLTEGTAGR; encoded by the coding sequence CTGCTCGCCACCCAACCCCTCCTGCGCATACGCGACCTGACACGGACGCACGGCAGCGGAGCCACCGAGGTGCACGCCCTGCGCGGAGTCGACCTCGACGTCCACGCGGGCGAACTCGTCGCCGTCATGGGACCGTCCGGCTCCGGCAAGTCCACCCTGCTCGCGATCGCGGGCGGTCTGGACGCACCGACGTCCGGCAGTGTGACGGTGGAGGACACCGAGCTCACCACCGCGGGCCCCAGGGAGCTCGCGGCACTGCGCCGACGCCGTATCGGCTACGTCTTCCAGGACTACAACCTCATCCCCGCTCTCACGGCCGCCGAGAACATCGCCCTCCCCCGCGAACTGGACGGCGTCCCGGTGCGCCGGGCGCGCAAGGAGGCCGTCGCCGCCCTGCGCGACGTCGGGCTGGAGCACCTGGCGGACCGCTTCCCGGACGAGATGTCCGGCGGCCAGCAGCAGCGCGTCGCCATCGCCCGGGCGCTCGTCGGGGAGCGCCGTCTGCTGCTCGCCGACGAGCCGACGGGCGCGCTGGACTCGGAGACGGGCGACTGCGTGCTCGCCCTGCTCCGCAGGAGGTGCGACGCCGGAGCGGCCGGCGTGCTGGTGACCCACGAGCCGCGGCTCGCCGCCTGGGCGGACCGGATGGTCTTCCTGCGGGACGGCACCGTCGTCGACGAGACCAGGAGGACGCACGCGGAGGAGCTGCTCACGGAGGGGACGGCAGGCCGGTGA
- a CDS encoding penicillin acylase family protein has product MPAKKKSRRTRLIVIGVVLVLVAGIVYGSYWSVATVRASLPQTTGTLQLKGLTGAVQVKRDGNGIPQIYADTAEDLFRAQGYVQAQDRFYEMDVRRHLTAGRLSEMFGSGQVETDAFLRTLGWRRVAQQEYDKKLSATTKTYLQAYSDGVNAYLDGHSGADLSVEYAALEFSNDYVPQKWTPVDSVAWLKAMAWDLRGNMQDEIDRSLLSSRLSRKQIEQLYPDYPYDRNHPIVEGGKVNDLTDEYEPPGTTTESGANSGTGTETGTGTGNGTGSGDGTGTDAASTSDATQNVTSQLASLSDTLDQIPALLGPNGNGIGSNSWVVSGAHTTTGKPLLANDPHLAPQMPSLWYQMGLHCNSVGKACPFDVAGYTFSGMPGVIIGHNQSIAWGMTNLGADVTDLYLEKVTADTYLYDGKQESFTTRKETIKVAGGDDRTITVRSTRNGPVISDRSAELRTVGNRAPVPNSAPDRGEGYAVSLRWTALDPSNTMDAVFELDTATDWDQFRAAARDFAVPSQNLIYADNKGAKGHIGYQAPGRIPVRAAGYDGTYPAPGWDPRYQWKKWIPFSAMPYEHDPERGYIVTANQAVVDQDEYPYLLTKDWGYGTRSQRINDLVQSKIKDGGLVSMDDMQEMQGDNSSEIAKLLVPYLLKIDIKDDKDDYVRNAQKLLEGWDYNQDSDSAPAAYFNAVWRNVLKLAFGNKLPKELRPEGQCLTVPAADRSGPVDDLDGTSKLVRECGRRAADQAQPDGGDRWFEVVRSIVDDEDNPWWTTSPTAFYDKDSGRTRTTRDELLAQAMKDARYELTAKLGKNIDTWSWGRLHTLDLRNQTLGTGGPAVVRWLLNRGPWQLGGGEAAVNATGWNAAGGYEVVWVPSMRMVVSLDDFDKSRWINLTGASGHAYSSHYTDQTTKWAKGELLPWVFTKQPVDGATEDTLALTP; this is encoded by the coding sequence ATGCCCGCCAAGAAGAAGTCCCGCCGCACGCGCCTCATCGTGATCGGGGTCGTGCTCGTGCTCGTGGCGGGCATCGTCTACGGGTCGTACTGGAGTGTCGCGACCGTCCGCGCCTCCCTCCCGCAGACCACCGGAACCCTGCAGCTCAAGGGCCTGACCGGCGCCGTCCAAGTGAAGCGGGACGGCAACGGCATCCCGCAGATCTACGCCGACACCGCCGAGGACCTGTTCCGCGCCCAGGGCTACGTCCAGGCCCAGGACCGCTTCTACGAGATGGACGTGCGCCGGCACCTGACCGCCGGCCGGCTGTCGGAGATGTTCGGCAGCGGCCAGGTCGAGACCGACGCCTTCCTGCGCACGCTCGGCTGGCGCCGGGTCGCGCAGCAGGAGTACGACAAGAAGCTGTCGGCCACCACGAAGACGTACCTCCAGGCGTACTCCGACGGGGTCAACGCCTACTTGGACGGCCACTCCGGCGCCGACCTGTCGGTCGAGTACGCGGCGCTGGAGTTCAGCAACGACTACGTGCCGCAGAAGTGGACCCCGGTCGACTCGGTCGCCTGGCTCAAGGCGATGGCCTGGGACCTGCGCGGCAACATGCAGGACGAGATCGACCGCTCGCTGCTGTCGAGCCGGCTGAGCCGCAAGCAGATCGAACAGCTCTACCCCGACTACCCGTACGACCGGAACCACCCGATCGTCGAGGGTGGGAAGGTCAACGACCTCACGGACGAGTACGAACCGCCAGGAACCACCACGGAATCGGGCGCGAACTCCGGAACCGGTACGGAAACCGGCACCGGCACCGGCAACGGCACGGGTTCGGGCGATGGCACCGGCACCGACGCCGCCTCCACCTCCGACGCGACGCAGAACGTCACGTCCCAGCTGGCCTCGCTCTCCGACACCCTCGACCAGATCCCCGCGCTGCTGGGCCCCAACGGCAACGGCATCGGCTCCAACTCCTGGGTGGTCTCCGGCGCCCACACCACCACCGGCAAGCCGCTGCTGGCCAACGATCCGCACCTGGCCCCGCAGATGCCCTCGCTCTGGTACCAGATGGGCCTGCACTGCAACAGCGTCGGTAAGGCCTGCCCCTTCGACGTGGCCGGCTACACGTTCTCCGGCATGCCCGGTGTGATCATCGGCCACAACCAGTCGATCGCCTGGGGCATGACCAACCTCGGTGCCGACGTGACCGACCTCTACCTGGAGAAGGTCACCGCCGACACGTACCTCTACGACGGCAAGCAGGAGTCCTTCACGACCCGCAAGGAGACCATCAAGGTCGCCGGCGGTGACGACCGCACGATCACGGTGCGCAGCACCAGGAACGGCCCGGTGATCTCCGACCGCAGCGCCGAGCTGCGGACCGTCGGCAACCGCGCACCGGTGCCGAACTCCGCGCCCGACCGCGGCGAGGGCTACGCGGTCTCCCTGCGCTGGACGGCGCTGGACCCGTCCAACACCATGGACGCCGTCTTCGAGCTCGACACCGCGACCGACTGGGACCAGTTCCGGGCCGCCGCCCGCGACTTCGCCGTCCCGTCCCAGAACCTGATCTACGCCGACAACAAGGGCGCCAAGGGCCACATCGGCTACCAGGCCCCCGGCCGGATCCCGGTCCGCGCCGCCGGCTACGACGGGACCTACCCGGCCCCCGGCTGGGACCCGCGGTACCAGTGGAAGAAGTGGATCCCCTTCTCCGCGATGCCGTACGAGCACGACCCGGAGCGCGGCTACATCGTCACCGCCAACCAGGCCGTGGTCGACCAGGACGAGTACCCCTACCTGCTCACCAAGGACTGGGGCTACGGCACCCGCAGCCAGCGGATCAACGACCTGGTCCAGTCCAAGATCAAGGACGGCGGCCTGGTCTCCATGGACGACATGCAGGAGATGCAGGGCGACAACAGCAGCGAGATCGCCAAGCTCCTGGTGCCGTACCTGCTGAAGATCGACATCAAGGACGACAAGGACGACTACGTCCGCAACGCCCAGAAGCTGCTGGAGGGCTGGGACTACAACCAGGACTCCGACTCCGCCCCCGCGGCCTACTTCAACGCCGTCTGGCGCAACGTCCTCAAGCTGGCCTTCGGCAACAAGCTGCCCAAGGAGCTGCGCCCCGAGGGCCAGTGCCTGACCGTCCCGGCCGCCGACCGCTCCGGCCCGGTCGACGACCTCGACGGCACGTCCAAGCTGGTGCGCGAGTGCGGCCGGCGCGCCGCGGACCAGGCGCAGCCGGACGGCGGCGACCGCTGGTTCGAGGTCGTGCGCTCGATCGTGGACGACGAGGACAACCCGTGGTGGACGACCTCCCCCACGGCCTTCTACGACAAGGACAGCGGCCGGACCCGCACCACCCGCGACGAGCTGCTCGCCCAGGCCATGAAGGACGCCCGCTACGAGCTGACCGCGAAGCTCGGCAAGAACATCGACACCTGGAGCTGGGGCCGCCTCCACACGCTGGACCTGCGCAACCAGACCCTGGGCACCGGCGGTCCCGCGGTCGTCCGGTGGCTGCTCAACCGCGGCCCGTGGCAGCTCGGCGGCGGTGAGGCCGCGGTCAACGCGACCGGCTGGAACGCGGCCGGCGGCTACGAGGTCGTCTGGGTGCCGTCGATGCGGATGGTGGTCTCGCTCGACGACTTCGACAAGTCCCGGTGGATCAACCTGACCGGAGCCTCGGGCCACGCCTACAGCTCGCACTACACCGACCAGACCACCAAGTGGGCCAAGGGCGAGCTGCTGCCGTGGGTCTTCACCAAGCAGCCGGTCGACGGGGCCACGGAGGACACCCTCGCGCTGACCCCGTAG
- a CDS encoding GNAT family N-acetyltransferase yields the protein MNGSWPAELADGDVLLRPIRMRDQRAWREVNRRNREWLRPWEATVPPAPPGHLTQRPTYRQMVRHLRHEAAAGRMMPFVIEYQGRLAGQLTVAGITWGSMCSAHVGYWVDEAVAGRGVMPTAVALAVDHCFRAVGLHRVEVCIRPENMPSRRVVEKLGFREEGLRPRYLHIDGAWRDHLVFALTAEEVPEGMLHRWHQARPGTAHK from the coding sequence CTGAACGGGTCCTGGCCGGCCGAGCTGGCGGACGGGGACGTCCTCCTCCGCCCGATAAGGATGCGCGACCAGCGGGCCTGGCGCGAGGTGAACCGGCGCAACCGCGAATGGCTGCGCCCATGGGAGGCCACCGTGCCCCCGGCGCCCCCCGGCCACCTCACCCAGCGGCCCACCTACCGGCAGATGGTCCGCCATCTGCGCCACGAGGCCGCCGCGGGCCGCATGATGCCGTTCGTCATCGAGTACCAGGGACGGCTCGCCGGACAGCTCACCGTCGCCGGCATCACCTGGGGCTCCATGTGCAGCGCCCACGTCGGCTACTGGGTCGACGAGGCCGTGGCCGGCCGCGGGGTCATGCCCACCGCGGTCGCGCTCGCCGTCGACCACTGCTTCCGGGCGGTGGGACTGCACCGCGTCGAGGTCTGCATCCGGCCGGAGAACATGCCGAGCCGGCGGGTGGTGGAGAAACTCGGCTTCCGCGAGGAAGGACTGCGCCCCCGCTATCTCCATATCGACGGAGCCTGGCGTGACCATCTGGTCTTCGCGTTGACGGCGGAGGAGGTGCCGGAGGGAATGCTCCACCGCTGGCACCAGGCCCGACCTGGCACGGCTCACAAATAA
- a CDS encoding MogA/MoaB family molybdenum cofactor biosynthesis protein, which yields MRALAITASNRAAAGVYEDRGGPLIVAALRDMGFTVDGPRVVPDGEPVGSALREAVAGGYDVVVTTGGTGISPTDRTPEVTRAVLDYEVPGVAEAIRAAGREKVPTAALSRGVCGVAGRTLVVNLPGSTGGVKDGLAVLAPILVHAVEQIHGGDHPTSGRPS from the coding sequence ATGAGGGCGCTCGCGATCACCGCGTCCAACCGCGCGGCCGCCGGGGTCTACGAGGACCGGGGCGGCCCGCTGATCGTCGCCGCGCTGCGGGACATGGGCTTCACGGTCGACGGCCCGCGCGTCGTCCCGGACGGCGAGCCGGTCGGCAGCGCCCTGCGGGAAGCCGTGGCCGGGGGGTACGACGTCGTCGTCACCACCGGCGGCACCGGCATCTCGCCCACCGACCGCACCCCGGAGGTCACCCGCGCCGTCCTGGACTACGAGGTCCCCGGCGTCGCCGAGGCCATCCGGGCCGCGGGCCGCGAGAAGGTGCCCACCGCCGCCCTGTCCCGTGGCGTCTGCGGTGTCGCCGGGCGCACCCTGGTGGTGAACCTCCCCGGGTCGACCGGTGGCGTCAAGGACGGCCTGGCCGTCCTGGCCCCGATCCTCGTCCATGCCGTCGAGCAGATCCACGGCGGCGACCACCCTACGTCTGGGAGACCGAGCTGA
- a CDS encoding 5-formyltetrahydrofolate cyclo-ligase: MSDKNVSKRELREHLLQVRRRLTAHDRAVAERAIAQHALDLHELSGARTVAAYVSMGGEPGTRALLDVLRERGERVLLPVLLPDNDLDWAPYEGSGGLVRTARGLYEPTGPRLGPAAVTGADAVLLPGLAVDGRGLRLGRGGGSYDRVLARLDTAGVTPALVVLLYAHEVLDRVPDEPHDRPVDAVVTPEGVRRFGDG, translated from the coding sequence ATGAGTGACAAAAACGTTAGCAAGAGGGAGTTGCGGGAGCACCTCCTCCAGGTGAGGCGCAGGTTGACGGCTCATGACCGCGCGGTGGCCGAGCGGGCGATCGCGCAACACGCCCTGGATCTGCACGAATTGTCCGGTGCCCGGACGGTGGCGGCCTACGTGTCGATGGGCGGCGAGCCCGGCACCCGCGCGCTGCTCGACGTGCTGCGCGAGCGTGGGGAGCGGGTGCTGCTGCCGGTCCTGCTCCCGGACAACGACCTGGACTGGGCCCCGTACGAGGGCTCCGGCGGCCTGGTGCGGACCGCCCGCGGCCTGTACGAGCCCACCGGCCCCCGGCTCGGCCCGGCAGCGGTGACCGGGGCGGACGCGGTCCTGCTCCCGGGACTGGCCGTCGACGGCCGGGGCCTGCGGCTGGGCCGCGGCGGGGGCTCGTACGACCGGGTCCTGGCCCGGCTGGACACGGCGGGGGTGACGCCCGCTCTGGTGGTGCTGCTGTACGCGCACGAGGTGCTGGACCGGGTGCCCGACGAGCCGCACGACCGGCCGGTCGACGCGGTGGTCACCCCGGAGGGCGTACGGCGCTTCGGGGACGGTTGA